From Chryseobacterium sp. IHB B 17019, one genomic window encodes:
- a CDS encoding HD domain-containing protein → MNLKERFIQNCLQFSNDQDIIDDLWTEIETKYSQKSRYYHNLEHLEIMFSELESVKNKIQNFTKVSFSVFYHDIIYDATSKLNEEKSAEFSEIRLKKLNVNSESIEKISQQILATKSHLKSDDNDINYLLDADLVILGKDLETYIDYTEKIRKEYAIYPDLLYKPGRRKVLKHFLELENIFKTEDFREKYEVRARENILFEIERL, encoded by the coding sequence ATGAATTTGAAGGAAAGATTTATACAAAATTGCCTGCAGTTTAGCAATGATCAGGACATTATAGATGATTTATGGACTGAGATTGAAACAAAATATTCTCAAAAAAGCAGATATTATCATAATCTCGAACACCTCGAAATTATGTTTTCGGAACTGGAGTCTGTAAAAAACAAGATTCAAAATTTTACTAAGGTTTCTTTTTCTGTCTTTTATCATGATATAATTTATGATGCAACTTCAAAATTAAATGAAGAGAAAAGTGCAGAATTTTCTGAGATCAGACTTAAAAAATTAAATGTAAATTCTGAATCTATTGAAAAAATTTCACAACAAATTTTGGCCACAAAATCTCATCTGAAGTCTGATGATAATGATATTAACTATCTTTTGGACGCTGACCTTGTGATTCTTGGGAAAGATTTAGAAACTTATATTGATTACACGGAAAAGATCAGAAAAGAATACGCTATTTATCCAGATTTACTTTATAAACCTGGAAGACGTAAGGTTTTGAAGCATTTTCTGGAATTGGAAAATATTTTTAAAACCGAAGATTTTAGAGAAAAATATGAAGTTCGGGCGAGGGAGAATATTTTGTTTGAGATTGAGAGGTTGTAG
- the mutY gene encoding A/G-specific adenine glycosylase produces MKNTETQSFQHIGNKLLNWYKKNARDLPFRQTKDPYKIWICEIVFQQTRINQGLNHYNNFIKRFPNVKTLAEAQEDEVLLYWKGLGYYSRAINIHKAAQQIMNDYHGVFPHQYEEILKLKGVGKYTAAAVSSICFDGKTPAVDGNFYRVLSRVFADDFDISNSRAFNYFSELAHLILPENVGDFNQAMMDLGSEICKPKNPLCSACPLNEDCLAFSLNKVSEFPVKTKKVKAEDLDLKYYFVHRNGKFLIQQRKDDFIWKKLFEFPPEISDELVPFIKSVKMVNHKLTHKNLSIEIFNIEVDSETTWQNFIKENNFIVTDVEASHERSFPKPLENYIQNYHTAYRIL; encoded by the coding sequence TTGAAAAATACAGAAACCCAAAGCTTTCAACACATTGGCAACAAACTCCTGAACTGGTACAAAAAAAATGCCCGCGATTTACCTTTCAGACAGACAAAAGATCCTTATAAAATCTGGATTTGTGAAATCGTTTTTCAACAAACAAGGATCAATCAGGGGTTGAATCATTATAATAATTTCATTAAAAGATTTCCAAATGTAAAAACCTTGGCAGAAGCTCAGGAAGATGAGGTTTTGCTGTATTGGAAGGGCTTGGGATATTATTCCAGAGCCATCAATATTCATAAAGCTGCCCAACAGATAATGAATGATTATCATGGAGTTTTTCCTCATCAATATGAAGAAATTTTAAAATTAAAAGGTGTCGGGAAATATACGGCTGCGGCGGTTTCCAGCATTTGTTTTGATGGAAAAACACCAGCTGTTGACGGGAACTTTTACCGGGTTTTAAGCCGTGTTTTTGCAGATGATTTTGATATTTCCAATTCAAGGGCTTTCAATTATTTTTCTGAGCTGGCACATTTAATTTTACCCGAAAATGTCGGGGATTTTAATCAGGCAATGATGGATCTGGGCTCGGAAATCTGTAAACCCAAAAATCCTCTTTGCAGTGCATGTCCTTTAAACGAAGATTGTCTGGCATTTTCTTTAAATAAAGTTTCAGAATTTCCCGTTAAAACGAAAAAAGTAAAGGCCGAAGACTTAGATTTAAAATATTATTTCGTTCACAGAAACGGTAAATTTTTAATCCAGCAAAGAAAAGATGATTTTATCTGGAAAAAATTATTTGAATTTCCACCTGAAATTTCGGATGAATTAGTTCCTTTTATTAAAAGCGTAAAAATGGTTAATCATAAGCTGACTCATAAGAATTTAAGCATTGAAATTTTTAATATTGAGGTGGATTCAGAAACAACCTGGCAAAACTTTATTAAAGAAAATAATTTTATTGTCACGGACGTTGAAGCTTCTCACGAAAGATCATTCCCAAAACCTTTGGAAAATTATATTCAAAATTATCATACAGCGTATAGAATTCTTTAG
- a CDS encoding type VI secretion system contractile sheath small subunit — protein MLQFFFKFKHWIGQLFDADKNNSHQNKKSQNNNNMAMFNYGVGGNEVKVDANEAIQDIQENKSLIVSQLTTDESYVPEIVTGLKTVDDVFRHFQPSVAVQHETEDGNIVEEEFRFQNLADFTPKSLTQKSTYLQQLSMEQEQYNKIVRQLKTNKILRNMLENDQTRAAFIEVLKEVAQELEK, from the coding sequence ATGTTACAGTTTTTTTTTAAATTTAAACATTGGATTGGTCAGTTATTTGATGCTGATAAAAACAATTCACACCAAAATAAGAAATCTCAAAATAATAATAATATGGCAATGTTTAATTATGGTGTTGGCGGAAACGAGGTAAAAGTAGACGCTAATGAAGCTATTCAGGACATACAGGAAAATAAGTCGCTGATTGTGAGCCAGCTTACAACCGATGAATCTTATGTCCCTGAAATTGTAACAGGATTAAAGACTGTGGATGACGTCTTCAGACATTTCCAACCTTCCGTGGCTGTTCAGCACGAGACGGAAGATGGCAATATAGTGGAAGAAGAATTCCGTTTTCAGAATCTTGCGGACTTCACTCCTAAAAGTCTTACCCAGAAATCAACTTATTTACAGCAGCTTAGCATGGAGCAGGAACAATACAACAAAATTGTCCGCCAGCTGAAAACAAATAAAATTCTGCGTAATATGCTGGAGAATGATCAGACAAGAGCTGCATTCATCGAGGTATTGAAAGAAGTGGCACAAGAACTTGAAAAATAA
- a CDS encoding NAD(P)H-dependent flavin oxidoreductase, whose protein sequence is MSNFIDFNSAKKLHEMQSEQNRITQLFNIQYPIIQAGMIWHSGWKLASAVSNCGGLGLIGAGSMYPDVLRENIQKCKQATDKPFGVNVPMLYPNLDEVIQIILEEGVKIVFTSAGNPKTYTETLQKERLKVAHVVSSTKFAMKCEDAGVDAVVAEGFEAGGHNGRDETTTFCLIPNVKKHISKPLIAAGGIALGSQIKAAMILGADGVQIGSRFAATVEASAHDNWKQKITELQEGDTHLTLKELAPVRMVKNKFFNELEEIYNTGRNKDSLIASLGRARAKRGMFEGDMEEGELEIGQVSALIDEVLPVETVFNNLLKEFESTVNPSL, encoded by the coding sequence ATGAGCAATTTTATAGATTTTAATTCAGCGAAAAAGCTTCACGAGATGCAGTCAGAACAAAACAGAATCACACAACTTTTTAATATTCAATATCCTATCATACAAGCCGGAATGATCTGGCATTCGGGATGGAAACTGGCTTCAGCAGTTTCAAACTGCGGAGGATTGGGATTAATCGGTGCTGGAAGCATGTATCCTGATGTTTTAAGGGAAAATATTCAAAAATGCAAACAGGCTACAGATAAACCTTTTGGAGTGAATGTTCCTATGCTCTATCCTAATTTAGATGAAGTTATTCAAATCATTTTGGAAGAAGGAGTGAAAATTGTTTTCACATCTGCCGGAAACCCGAAAACTTATACAGAAACTTTACAAAAAGAAAGATTAAAAGTAGCTCATGTAGTTTCGTCTACAAAATTTGCCATGAAATGTGAAGATGCAGGCGTTGATGCTGTTGTAGCAGAAGGTTTTGAAGCAGGTGGTCACAACGGAAGGGATGAAACAACAACATTTTGCTTAATTCCAAACGTTAAAAAACATATCTCAAAACCATTGATCGCGGCGGGCGGAATTGCTTTAGGTTCGCAAATAAAAGCAGCAATGATTCTTGGCGCAGACGGGGTGCAGATTGGATCCCGATTTGCGGCGACGGTTGAGGCAAGTGCCCATGACAATTGGAAGCAAAAAATAACAGAACTTCAGGAGGGTGATACTCATTTGACTTTGAAGGAATTAGCTCCCGTGAGAATGGTAAAAAATAAGTTCTTCAATGAACTGGAAGAAATTTACAATACCGGAAGAAATAAAGACTCATTAATTGCATCTTTAGGCAGAGCCAGGGCAAAACGTGGAATGTTTGAAGGCGACATGGAGGAAGGCGAACTGGAAATCGGGCAGGTTTCAGCCCTGATTGATGAAGTGCTTCCTGTGGAAACGGTTTTCAATAATTTATTAAAAGAATTTGAAAGTACAGTTAACCCAAGTTTATAA
- a CDS encoding PfkB family carbohydrate kinase: protein MKLLVVGSVAFDAIETPFGKTDKILGGAATYIGITSSILGVKSGIVSVVGGDFPQEHLDMFTNRGINIEGIEIVKEGKTFFWSGKYHNDLNTRDTLATEVNVLENFDPKIPDSMQDAEILLLGNLHPGVQLSVLEKMNNRPKLVILDTMNFWMNTAWDILMDMIAKTDVITINDEEARQLSGEYSLVKAAKKIHTMGPEYVIIKKGEHGALLFHDGKVFAIPALPLEEVFDPTGAGDTFAGGFAAYLAKKGKIDFETMKSALIVGSAMASFTVEKFGTERIEEVNESDMFARLRQFKELTTFDVEVQ, encoded by the coding sequence ATGAAACTTTTAGTTGTAGGAAGTGTTGCGTTCGACGCGATCGAAACGCCATTTGGAAAAACTGATAAAATTTTAGGAGGTGCAGCAACGTATATCGGGATCACTTCATCTATCTTGGGTGTAAAATCCGGAATCGTTTCCGTTGTTGGAGGAGATTTCCCACAGGAACACCTTGATATGTTCACAAACAGAGGCATCAATATTGAAGGAATTGAGATCGTAAAAGAAGGAAAAACTTTCTTCTGGTCCGGGAAATACCATAATGATTTAAATACAAGAGATACATTAGCTACCGAAGTTAATGTTTTGGAAAATTTTGACCCAAAAATCCCTGATTCTATGCAGGATGCAGAGATTTTACTACTAGGAAATCTACATCCCGGCGTACAGCTTTCCGTTCTTGAAAAAATGAACAACCGTCCGAAACTGGTTATCCTTGATACCATGAATTTCTGGATGAATACCGCTTGGGATATTTTAATGGATATGATCGCTAAAACCGATGTAATTACCATTAATGATGAAGAAGCAAGACAGCTTTCGGGGGAATATTCTTTGGTAAAAGCAGCAAAAAAAATCCATACAATGGGTCCGGAATATGTTATTATTAAAAAAGGAGAGCACGGCGCTTTACTTTTCCATGATGGTAAGGTATTTGCGATTCCTGCGCTTCCGTTGGAAGAGGTTTTTGATCCTACCGGAGCCGGGGACACTTTCGCAGGAGGTTTTGCAGCATATTTGGCTAAAAAAGGAAAGATTGATTTCGAAACTATGAAATCTGCATTAATCGTAGGTTCTGCGATGGCTTCTTTCACGGTTGAGAAATTCGGGACGGAGAGAATTGAGGAAGTAAACGAATCTGATATGTTCGCAAGATTGAGACAATTCAAAGAATTAACGACTTTCGACGTGGAAGTACAATAA
- a CDS encoding peptidylprolyl isomerase → MTNKLKITFLFGIFIMFFATNMMKAQLKQGELVDGIAAVIGDEIVLESDVNEQMNYAKQQGASNIDKCEFLENLLNNKLLVYEARKDTLIENRSAAIKEQANAKYQQLLSQFPDEKAMLAAYKFRNGYEMKNAIEKIDTDTYYGQAKYQRITEKADVTPNEVTDFYNTYKAQLPQIKDEISLSQIMMYPKLTEAHKEDLINRLKKIKKDIEGGESFESQARIYSEDPGSASNGGLMKNISKGQMVKPFEAAALNLQEGEISDPVESEFGYHIIQLVRKSGKVYDARHILLMATPTDEEIKTAKTKLDSIRTLINENKISFKDATFRFSDDKRTKFNAGVIAGADGSSKIERESIPGTISYELAGLNKGDITTAFDDEDERKRKVVKIVKIEDVIPAHQITLETDYDRIKQMALNKKRNEMVEKFVNSRLPTTFISIDGRYDSCSFKGSWKKDSVKK, encoded by the coding sequence ATGACAAATAAACTTAAGATCACTTTTCTTTTTGGAATTTTCATCATGTTTTTCGCGACAAATATGATGAAAGCTCAGCTGAAACAAGGAGAATTAGTGGATGGTATTGCTGCTGTAATCGGTGATGAAATTGTGCTGGAGTCTGACGTGAATGAGCAGATGAACTATGCAAAACAGCAGGGAGCTTCTAATATAGATAAATGTGAGTTTTTGGAAAACCTTCTCAACAACAAACTTCTCGTGTATGAAGCAAGGAAAGATACCTTAATTGAAAACCGTTCTGCCGCAATCAAAGAGCAGGCTAATGCAAAATACCAGCAGCTTCTTTCCCAGTTTCCTGACGAAAAAGCAATGTTGGCAGCCTATAAGTTCAGAAACGGATACGAAATGAAAAACGCTATCGAGAAAATTGATACCGATACGTATTACGGACAGGCTAAATATCAGAGAATCACTGAAAAAGCAGACGTTACACCTAATGAAGTAACGGACTTTTATAATACTTACAAAGCGCAATTACCGCAAATCAAAGACGAAATTTCTCTGTCTCAGATCATGATGTATCCTAAGCTTACGGAGGCTCATAAAGAAGATTTGATCAACAGGCTTAAGAAAATTAAAAAAGACATCGAAGGTGGAGAAAGCTTCGAGAGCCAGGCAAGAATTTATTCCGAAGATCCGGGTTCTGCTTCGAATGGCGGTTTGATGAAAAATATTTCTAAAGGCCAGATGGTAAAACCTTTTGAAGCTGCAGCTTTAAACCTTCAGGAAGGAGAGATTTCAGACCCTGTTGAGTCTGAATTCGGGTATCACATTATTCAGCTGGTAAGAAAATCAGGAAAGGTCTATGATGCAAGGCATATCCTTTTGATGGCAACGCCAACGGATGAAGAAATTAAAACCGCAAAAACTAAACTGGACAGTATCAGAACTTTAATTAATGAAAATAAAATTTCTTTTAAAGATGCTACTTTCAGATTTTCTGATGATAAAAGGACGAAATTCAATGCTGGGGTTATTGCCGGTGCAGACGGATCAAGTAAAATCGAAAGAGAAAGTATTCCAGGTACTATCAGCTATGAATTGGCGGGTTTAAATAAAGGAGATATCACAACGGCTTTTGATGACGAAGACGAAAGAAAGAGAAAAGTTGTGAAAATCGTGAAAATTGAGGATGTAATTCCTGCCCACCAGATTACCCTGGAAACAGATTACGATAGAATCAAACAAATGGCACTCAACAAAAAACGAAATGAAATGGTCGAAAAGTTTGTAAACTCAAGACTTCCGACAACATTTATTTCCATCGACGGGCGTTACGACTCTTGTAGTTTTAAAGGAAGCTGGAAAAAAGATTCAGTTAAAAAATAA
- a CDS encoding rhodanese-like domain-containing protein, protein MSLSEVLKSGNYELIDVREPMELEMDGNIDGAKNIPLGEIEDRQDEILSIEKPVIIFCRSGNRSGKALEYLNAQGLKDGYNGGGWADLKATIQANEGTF, encoded by the coding sequence ATGTCTTTATCAGAAGTTTTAAAATCAGGAAACTATGAATTAATCGACGTTCGTGAACCAATGGAATTGGAAATGGACGGAAATATAGATGGCGCTAAAAATATTCCACTGGGTGAAATAGAAGATAGACAGGACGAAATACTGTCAATCGAAAAACCCGTAATCATCTTCTGCAGAAGCGGAAACAGAAGCGGAAAAGCATTGGAATACCTGAATGCCCAAGGCTTGAAAGACGGCTACAACGGCGGAGGCTGGGCTGATCTGAAAGCAACTATTCAAGCAAACGAAGGAACTTTTTAA
- a CDS encoding DUF5458 family protein encodes MDSKLQQAAESQQQGQQQHAGQPKGNPLAELNKIGGFGFVESVVDGIANMNPTRKARKEIFLTDANKTDERKELLQKINLWVNLLEGNESADKMADTCKTKAQQAEENLKKNLKNTLDAVRLLETNYRTVAQFYKNTELDKVDNVSIVNASLDQVSDLDNPLFIDAIAEEFKNYYDRLDLRDNYSILAIPGYLGSNKVIEKWAKICNENKVMMVTDFANLDKPDDVVDLFHSANLTGGELHRSNVIMTCNWLVGRGKAEEVGEEDNVELPPSTSLAGKIHKTLMSQVAAGKKHGNINEVDAVKFELKKSEISQLEKMGLVPMVNEYGKIMAFSAKTLFTGDNIGLQTYSVVRVFDYVTKVLLDFLNRRAFENWNAKNEDDLRRQIVTFLDNIKGPDKLIEKFKIVRFEQDRVNKDRVWLDIRLTPYFPTKSFVIKLDGHKGDDGNEWDAEYTQE; translated from the coding sequence ATGGATAGTAAATTACAGCAGGCGGCAGAAAGCCAACAGCAAGGTCAACAGCAACACGCAGGCCAACCGAAGGGGAATCCGCTTGCCGAACTCAATAAAATAGGTGGTTTTGGTTTTGTAGAATCCGTTGTAGACGGTATCGCAAACATGAACCCGACGAGAAAAGCCAGAAAAGAAATCTTTCTTACCGACGCCAATAAAACGGATGAAAGGAAAGAGCTTCTTCAAAAAATTAATCTTTGGGTAAACCTTTTGGAAGGTAATGAATCTGCAGATAAAATGGCAGATACGTGCAAAACCAAAGCGCAACAAGCCGAAGAAAATTTAAAGAAAAACCTAAAAAATACATTAGACGCGGTTCGTTTGCTTGAAACAAACTACAGAACTGTGGCTCAATTCTACAAAAATACCGAGCTTGACAAGGTTGATAACGTAAGTATCGTTAATGCAAGTCTTGATCAGGTTTCGGATCTTGATAATCCTTTATTTATCGATGCAATTGCCGAAGAATTCAAAAACTATTACGATAGATTGGATCTTAGGGACAATTATTCGATTCTTGCGATTCCGGGATATTTGGGATCAAATAAAGTCATTGAAAAATGGGCAAAAATCTGTAATGAAAATAAAGTAATGATGGTTACAGACTTTGCAAACCTGGATAAGCCGGATGATGTGGTGGATTTATTCCATTCCGCAAATCTTACCGGTGGCGAACTGCACAGAAGCAACGTTATTATGACGTGTAACTGGCTGGTTGGCCGTGGGAAAGCAGAGGAAGTGGGCGAAGAAGACAATGTGGAGCTTCCGCCTTCCACTTCATTGGCAGGAAAAATCCATAAAACTTTGATGTCTCAGGTTGCTGCAGGTAAAAAGCACGGTAACATCAATGAAGTGGATGCCGTAAAATTTGAATTAAAGAAAAGCGAAATTTCTCAGCTTGAAAAAATGGGACTGGTTCCTATGGTTAATGAATACGGAAAAATCATGGCTTTCTCGGCAAAAACTTTGTTCACGGGAGACAATATAGGACTTCAGACGTATTCTGTAGTTCGTGTATTCGACTATGTGACGAAAGTTTTACTTGATTTTCTGAACAGAAGAGCCTTCGAAAATTGGAATGCAAAAAATGAAGATGATTTGAGAAGACAGATTGTTACGTTTTTAGATAACATCAAAGGTCCGGACAAATTAATTGAAAAATTCAAAATTGTTCGTTTCGAGCAGGACAGAGTAAATAAAGACAGAGTTTGGCTGGATATTCGTTTAACGCCTTATTTTCCTACAAAAAGTTTCGTTATTAAATTAGACGGGCACAAAGGAGACGATGGTAACGAATGGGATGCAGAATACACTCAGGAATAA
- a CDS encoding M13 family metallopeptidase — protein sequence MKKLNIGILAFSGLVFLNSCGTTKTADNGTKTDTAVVVADPVKSEIKEEGINLSYMDKSVRPQDDFFSYVNGNWVKTTQIPSDKASWGSFNALRENVDDASLDILNKILSESYSEGSEGQKIQNLYASFMDTNKRNAEGLAPIKGDLAKIDAIKNLNDLQKYLLEATRLGDNSFYGWRVGADMKNSKMNAVYLGGPDLGLGRDYYQKVNEANTKTLAEYQNYVGKLFGVLGYKNSDVAAKNVVDFEKQLANYLLTLEQNRDANLRYNPKNVSELPALVKNINLPKYLADAGVSTDKVIVGELKYYQNMDSFLTQKNLPLLKDYLKYHLINGNASNLDEGLEQIRFDFYSKYLQGQKEQRPMDKRGLSLVNGVLGEAFGKLYVEKYFTPEAKQQMETYIDYLLKSFKQHINDMDWMSPETKVKAQEKLSKFTVKIAYPDKWKDYTQLKVESPKAGATLYSNLQNVSAWQYQRNLDKVGKPVDKTEWGMTPQTVNAYYSGSNNEIVFPAAILQPPFYNPKADAAVNFGGIGAVIGHEISHGFDDSGSRFDGDGNLNNWWTDADRKNFDAKVAQLAAQYSAYEPVKGSFVNGKFTSGENIGDLGGVAVAYDALQMYLKDHGNPGLISGFTQDQRFFMSWATVWRTKSTDQYMTNQVKTDPHSPGVFRAFGPLVNQDSFIKAFDIKPGDKMYKAPQDRIKIW from the coding sequence ATGAAAAAGCTAAATATCGGAATACTTGCCTTTTCGGGGTTGGTATTTTTAAATTCATGTGGTACAACAAAAACAGCTGACAACGGGACAAAAACCGATACTGCGGTAGTTGTTGCAGATCCGGTGAAATCAGAAATAAAAGAAGAGGGAATCAATTTATCTTACATGGATAAAAGCGTTCGTCCACAGGATGATTTTTTTAGCTATGTGAACGGAAATTGGGTGAAAACCACTCAGATTCCTTCTGATAAGGCAAGCTGGGGATCTTTCAATGCGTTGAGGGAGAATGTGGATGATGCATCTTTGGATATTTTAAACAAAATTTTATCTGAATCTTATTCCGAAGGGTCAGAAGGTCAGAAAATCCAGAATTTATATGCTTCTTTTATGGATACCAATAAAAGAAATGCAGAAGGTTTGGCTCCTATTAAAGGAGATTTAGCAAAAATTGATGCTATTAAAAACCTTAATGATCTTCAGAAATATTTGTTGGAAGCGACAAGGTTGGGCGACAATTCTTTTTACGGCTGGAGAGTGGGCGCGGATATGAAGAATTCAAAAATGAATGCAGTATATCTTGGCGGTCCGGATCTTGGTTTGGGAAGAGATTATTACCAGAAAGTAAATGAAGCGAATACCAAAACATTAGCGGAATATCAAAACTATGTCGGAAAACTTTTCGGGGTTTTAGGATATAAAAATTCTGATGTAGCGGCAAAAAATGTGGTTGATTTCGAAAAGCAATTGGCTAATTATTTATTAACGCTTGAACAAAATAGAGACGCGAATTTAAGATACAATCCAAAAAATGTATCTGAATTGCCTGCTTTGGTTAAAAATATTAACCTTCCAAAATATCTTGCAGATGCAGGAGTAAGCACTGATAAGGTAATCGTTGGTGAATTGAAATATTACCAGAACATGGATTCTTTCCTTACCCAAAAGAACCTTCCGTTGTTGAAAGATTATCTTAAATATCATTTAATCAACGGTAACGCAAGCAATTTAGATGAAGGTTTAGAGCAGATCAGATTTGATTTCTATTCTAAATATCTCCAGGGGCAAAAAGAGCAGCGCCCGATGGACAAAAGAGGTCTTTCTCTTGTAAATGGTGTTCTTGGTGAGGCTTTCGGAAAATTATATGTTGAAAAATACTTCACTCCGGAAGCAAAACAGCAGATGGAAACCTATATTGATTATCTTTTAAAATCATTCAAACAGCATATCAATGATATGGATTGGATGTCTCCTGAAACAAAAGTAAAAGCTCAGGAAAAGTTATCAAAATTCACCGTAAAAATTGCTTATCCTGACAAATGGAAAGACTACACTCAGCTAAAAGTGGAATCTCCAAAAGCGGGTGCAACTTTATATTCCAACCTTCAGAATGTTTCTGCATGGCAGTATCAGAGAAACTTGGATAAGGTAGGAAAACCGGTTGATAAAACAGAATGGGGAATGACTCCGCAAACGGTAAATGCTTACTACAGCGGCTCAAACAACGAAATCGTTTTCCCTGCCGCGATCCTTCAGCCACCTTTCTATAATCCAAAAGCTGATGCTGCGGTTAATTTCGGGGGAATCGGAGCGGTTATCGGACACGAAATTTCTCACGGATTTGATGACAGCGGTTCAAGATTCGATGGTGATGGAAACTTAAATAACTGGTGGACAGATGCAGACCGTAAAAACTTCGATGCAAAAGTAGCTCAGTTAGCAGCTCAATACAGTGCTTACGAACCTGTAAAAGGAAGCTTTGTAAACGGTAAATTCACAAGTGGTGAAAACATTGGTGATTTAGGTGGAGTTGCAGTTGCTTACGATGCGCTTCAAATGTATCTTAAAGATCACGGAAATCCGGGATTAATCAGTGGTTTCACACAAGATCAGAGGTTCTTTATGAGCTGGGCAACAGTTTGGAGAACGAAATCTACCGATCAGTATATGACGAACCAAGTGAAGACAGATCCGCACTCGCCGGGAGTTTTCAGGGCATTTGGTCCGTTGGTGAATCAGGATTCTTTCATCAAAGCCTTTGATATCAAGCCGGGAGATAAAATGTATAAAGCTCCTCAGGACAGGATAAAAATTTGGTAA
- the gldD gene encoding gliding motility lipoprotein GldD codes for MFKNAIFIFVALLLVSCGKDPVPKPYGELRLEYPAPKYQKFENNCAYTFEYSDFAKITNAKKPCWYYLNYPKMKAKIFVTYYPIQNDFAEHIKEAEKMVYEHTIKASAIDTKSFEYPKKRVYGNFYELKGQSASNLQFYITDSTKHFVTAYLYFNTRPKPDSLAPAVDYIKKDMKHLLDTFEWKN; via the coding sequence ATGTTTAAAAACGCCATTTTTATTTTTGTAGCATTGCTTTTGGTGTCTTGCGGAAAAGATCCTGTTCCGAAGCCTTATGGGGAGCTCCGTTTGGAATATCCCGCGCCAAAGTATCAGAAATTTGAAAACAACTGTGCATACACTTTTGAATACTCGGATTTTGCAAAAATTACGAATGCCAAAAAACCTTGCTGGTACTACTTGAACTACCCGAAAATGAAGGCGAAGATTTTTGTGACATATTACCCGATTCAGAATGATTTTGCAGAACATATCAAGGAAGCGGAAAAAATGGTTTACGAACATACGATTAAAGCAAGCGCCATTGACACAAAGTCTTTCGAATATCCTAAAAAGAGGGTGTATGGGAATTTTTATGAGCTTAAAGGGCAGAGCGCATCCAATCTTCAATTTTACATTACAGACAGCACGAAGCATTTCGTGACCGCTTATTTATACTTCAACACAAGACCAAAGCCTGATTCTTTGGCTCCCGCAGTGGATTATATCAAAAAAGATATGAAACATCTGCTCGACACATTTGAATGGAAAAATTAA